A genomic segment from Pseudostreptobacillus hongkongensis encodes:
- a CDS encoding Asp23/Gls24 family envelope stress response protein, with product MSNIGKIELAPSVIVDIVLESINELKGVASVAEKASKSEPITLLKNIVNVGHNRYIEVELGETECVIDLGLNVYYGENIVETVREFQELVKENVEKLTGVKVKEINVKVSNIIKRNEDKNTEEVENV from the coding sequence ATGTCAAATATAGGAAAGATAGAATTAGCACCTAGTGTTATAGTAGATATTGTTTTAGAAAGTATTAATGAATTAAAAGGTGTAGCTTCAGTTGCAGAAAAAGCAAGTAAATCAGAACCTATTACTTTACTTAAAAATATTGTAAATGTTGGTCATAATAGATATATTGAAGTTGAGCTTGGAGAAACTGAATGTGTTATAGATTTAGGATTAAATGTTTATTATGGTGAAAATATAGTTGAAACAGTTAGAGAATTCCAAGAACTTGTTAAGGAAAATGTTGAAAAATTAACAGGAGTTAAAGTTAAGGAAATTAATGTAAAAGTATCAAATATAATAAAAAGAAATGAAGATAAGAATACCGAGGAGGTAGAAAATGTTTAA
- the amaP gene encoding alkaline shock response membrane anchor protein AmaP: MFKFLNNLIKFLIFVCLGGLVYITFSDFFLYTTYYQDFLLEFQNYQDYLIYIGFIALAYMIIVVFSMIEKLFKKDKVVRSKGSNGEVEVSLDTINDISRKFLESKVVVKNAKVESESRGSKVNIYANVETFNTENLNEKISVLQNELREYIALMTGVVVKNVNIKIVKINSETIIETSELDDTPLNSVTDEEIELDSEQI; encoded by the coding sequence ATGTTTAAATTTCTTAATAATTTAATTAAATTCTTGATATTTGTATGTTTAGGAGGATTAGTATACATTACTTTTTCTGATTTTTTCCTTTATACAACATATTATCAAGATTTCTTACTTGAATTTCAAAATTACCAAGATTATTTAATATACATTGGGTTTATAGCACTTGCATATATGATAATAGTTGTGTTTTCTATGATAGAAAAATTATTCAAGAAGGATAAAGTTGTAAGAAGTAAAGGTTCTAATGGAGAAGTAGAAGTAAGTCTTGATACTATAAATGATATCTCTAGAAAATTTTTAGAATCTAAGGTAGTTGTAAAAAATGCTAAAGTTGAATCAGAATCAAGAGGATCTAAGGTTAATATATACGCTAATGTAGAAACTTTTAATACAGAAAATTTAAATGAAAAAATATCAGTATTACAAAATGAGTTAAGAGAGTACATAGCTCTAATGACAGGAGTTGTGGTTAAAAATGTTAATATTAAGATAGTTAAAATAAATTCTGAAACAATAATAGAAACATCAGAATTAGATGACACACCTTTAAATAGTGTTACTGATGAAGAAATAGAATTAGATTCAGAACAAATTTAA
- the nusB gene encoding transcription antitermination factor NusB encodes MTQREIRNEIFKLLFEHELMTTDLLERHKEVLDGLDISKSKKEFFNNYILKLNEHKKEILDEINKNVKGWSYSSLGNIEKVILQMSFYEILIEKIGEEIAINEAVELAKTYGDENTKGFINGILANLIKK; translated from the coding sequence ATGACACAAAGAGAAATAAGAAATGAAATATTTAAATTATTATTTGAACACGAACTTATGACTACAGATTTGTTAGAAAGACATAAAGAAGTTTTAGATGGTTTAGATATTAGTAAATCAAAAAAAGAATTTTTTAATAATTATATATTAAAATTAAATGAACATAAAAAAGAAATACTTGATGAAATAAATAAAAATGTAAAAGGATGGAGTTATTCAAGCCTTGGAAATATAGAAAAAGTTATACTTCAAATGTCTTTTTATGAAATTTTAATTGAAAAAATAGGTGAAGAAATTGCTATAAATGAAGCTGTAGAACTTGCTAAAACTTATGGTGATGAAAATACAAAAGGATTCATAAATGGAATACTTGCAAATTTAATAAAAAAATAA